One Mangifera indica cultivar Alphonso chromosome 4, CATAS_Mindica_2.1, whole genome shotgun sequence genomic region harbors:
- the LOC123213444 gene encoding BTB/POZ domain-containing protein At3g19850-like gives MGPFCCIHVNGQEIFFLNKRIISTHSESLKKMITEERRRRKSPGIIEMDGFPGGANGFELVSRFCYNNGRIRITVSNVCVLYCCSVYLRMRNLLEQTDSFLEGMFEWPWKDIITSLKSCESFFTFADSCHLIDKLLCPLLLKITQNLDLNLSASSSSSETFTPESMKPCSSRSKKEWWFDDLTALPPMIIQKIIQRLGAYGNNDNSLTLTRFLVHYLKSCANSNIYSSSSEYFGGLIDTAIQGVISAGKSGFSCRKLLGVLKIVSGFGVSKDCRGELEKRIGGMLEQATLDDLLVCSSGGGDCGRGFYDVKLVLKLIKTFVSVNNKSKCNVGKMKMVGRLIDKYLVEISPDHSLKVSKFVAIAESLPDYARDCFGEVYRAVDIYLQSHPNISVQERSRLCGCLNYEKLSLEVCKDLAKNPRIPPNVAVQALMSQAQRSSLPKTDDHRKLPNTCKSQMVLYNIRINDREVFPEENGKMKLNPQKMKWRVVELEDLRLVKLKKKVLSTPTSNKTLQRLC, from the exons ATGGGTCCATTCTGCTGTATCCATGTTAATGGCCAGgaaattttctttctcaacaag CGTATTATATCAACACACTCAGAAAGTCTGAAGAAGATGATcacagaagaaagaagaagaaggaaatcACCAGGAATAATTGAAATGGATGGATTTCCAGGAGGTGCAAATGGGTTTGAGCTGGTATCAAGATTCTGTTATAACAATGGAAGAATCAGAATCACAGTTTCGAATGTTTGTGTTCTTTACTGTTGTTCGGTGTATCTTAGGATGAGAAATCTCTTGGAACAAACAGATTCATTTCTTGAAGGGATGTTTGAGTGGCCATGGAAGGACATAATCACCAGTCTCAAGAGCTGTGAATCATTCTTTACGTTTGCAGATTCATGTCATCTTATAGACAAACTCCTTTGTCCACTATTACTAAAGATTACCCAGAATTTAGATTTAAACCTTTCtgcttcatcttcatcatcagaaACTTTCACCCCAGAATCAATGAAACCATGTTCATCAAGGTCAAAAAAGGAATGGTGGTTTGATGATTTGACAGCTTTACCGCCAATGATTATTCAGAAAATCATCCAAAGATTGGGGGCTTATGGGAATAATGATAACAGCTTAACCCTCACAAGATTCCTTGTTCATTACCTGAAAAGTTGTGCGAACTCCAACATCTACAGCTCCAGCTCTGAGTATTTTGGTGGCCTTATAGACACAGCTATTCAAGGGGTTATTTCTGCAGGAAAATCTGGTTTCTCCTGCAGAAAACTCTTGGGAGTAttgaaaattgtgagtggttTTGGTGTGAGCAAAGATTGCAGAGGTGAATTGGAGAAAAGGATTGGTGGAATGCTAGAGCAAGCAACATTGGATGATTTGTTGGTGTGTAGCAGCGGTGGTGGTGATTGTGGTAGAGGTTTTTATGATGTTAAGcttgtattaaaattaataaagacaTTTGTTAGTGTTAATAATAAGAGTAAATGTAATGTGGGGAAGATGAAGATGGTTGGGAGATTGATTGACAAATACTTGGTTGAAATATCCCCTGATCACAGTCTCAAGGTTTCAAAGTTTGTTGCCATTGCTGAGAGTTTACCAGATTATGCCAGAGATTGCTTTGGTGAGGTCTATAGAGCCGTCGATATCTATCTTCAG TCCCATCCCAATATATCCGTCCAGGAGCGATCAAGATTGTGTGGTTGCCTTAATTACGAGAAGCTGAGTCTTGAAGTTTGTAAGGATCTTGCAAAGAATCCCAGAATCCCTCCAAATGTGGCCGTTCAAGCACTTATGTCACAGGCGCAGCGATCCAGTCTTCCAAAAACTGATGATCATCGTAAACTTCCAAATACCTGCAAATCTCAAATGGTTTTATACAATATTCGCATCAATGATAGAGAAGTCTTTCCGGAAGAAAATGGGAAAATGAAACTGAATCCACAGAAGATGAAATGGAGGGTGGTGGAGTTGGAGGATTTGAGGTTGGTTAAGCTTAAGAAGAAAGTTTTGAGCACACCGACAAGTAATAAAACTTTGCAAAGACTATGTTAA